The Terriglobales bacterium nucleotide sequence GTTGAGCGCCGGCAACATCGAGATCGGCTTGCATCCGGAAAGCCCGCGCGTGAAGGTCGCGCCCGATACGGGCGTGAGTATCGGCTTCCATGTGGCGGACGTGCAGCAGACCGCGGCTGCACTGAAGGCCAAGGGAGTGCGCTTCCTGCAGGAGCCGAAGAAGGAAGAGTTTGGATGGTTGGCCATCGCGGCGGACCCGGATGGATACGCGATCCAGATCGGCCAGATGCCCAAGGGGCAGCACGATTGAACCGCAGGCCAGCCATTTGCCGCTGACGACGGACTCATGATCAAGACGCTCGAATGGACGGAACAGGGCGTTCGCCTGCTCGACCAGACGAAACTCCCCACCGAAGAGACCTACGTGGTGTGTTCCACCTATGAAGAGGTGGCGGAGGCCATCCGCAGCATGGTGGTGCGGGGCGCGCCGGCCATCGGCGTGACTGCCGCCATGGGCATCGCGCTGGGGGCGCGCGCGGCCGATGGCGACCACGTGGCTGAGTTCCGCCGCAACTTCGAAGAAATCTGCGAGACCATGGCCGCAACGCGGCCCACCGCCGTCAACCTGTTCTGGGCCATCGAGCGCATGCGTGGCAAGTTCGCCGCGTGTTCGGAGCAGCCGGTAGCGCGGATCAAGCAGGAACTGATCGCCGAAGCGCAGCGCATCTACGTGGAAGACCTGGCGCAGAACGAGGCGATCGCTAGGCATGGGGCCACGCTGCTGCCGGCGAGCGGCGCCGTGCTCACCCACTGCAACGCGGGCGCGCTGGCTACGGCGGGCGGATACGGCACGGCGCTGGGCGTGATCCGCGCCGCCATCGAGCAGGGCAAGAAGCTCGAGGTGTATGCCGATGAGACCCGTCCGTTCCTGCAGGGCGCGCGGTTGACCGCCTGGGAGCTGGCCAAGGACGGCGTGCCCACCACCGTCATCTCCGACAACATGGCCGGCGCCATGATGGCCAAAGGCAAGATCGGCGCCGTGGTGGTGGGCGCCGACCGTATCGCCGCCAACGGCGACACCGCCAACAAGATCGGCACCTACACCGTC carries:
- a CDS encoding VOC family protein; its protein translation is MIGKLGLIMVVVKDMGRSVAFYRDVLGLKLEFESPFWSQLSAGNIEIGLHPESPRVKVAPDTGVSIGFHVADVQQTAAALKAKGVRFLQEPKKEEFGWLAIAADPDGYAIQIGQMPKGQHD
- the mtnA gene encoding S-methyl-5-thioribose-1-phosphate isomerase, which encodes MIKTLEWTEQGVRLLDQTKLPTEETYVVCSTYEEVAEAIRSMVVRGAPAIGVTAAMGIALGARAADGDHVAEFRRNFEEICETMAATRPTAVNLFWAIERMRGKFAACSEQPVARIKQELIAEAQRIYVEDLAQNEAIARHGATLLPASGAVLTHCNAGALATAGGYGTALGVIRAAIEQGKKLEVYADETRPFLQGARLTAWELAKDGVPTTVISDNMAGAMMAKGKIGAVVVGADRIAANGDTANKIGTYTVAVLAKEHNIPFYVAAPFSSIDLETPDGSKIPIEQRSSREVTHLAGTRITPEGVKIENPAFDVTPARYITAIITERGVAKPPYGESLRKLSQV